A stretch of DNA from Chloroflexota bacterium:
GTCATCGGCGCGTTGATGGTGCTGAACCCGGCCGACGGCCATCGCTTCACCCCCGATGACCAGCAGATGCTCTCAGCGTTTGCCGACCTCTCCGCCATCGCGCTCAAGAACGCCGACCTCTACGCGCAGGTATCCACCTTCGGGCGGCGGCTCGAAGCGCAGGTAGCCGAGCGCACCAGCGAGTTGGAACTGGCGCGCCAGGAGATCGTCGCCAAGGCGGAGCAGGTCGAGTGGCTGTTGTCCAAGACCGTGCACATCCAGGAGGAGGAGCGCGCGCGCATTGCCCGCGACCTGCACGACAGCGTCACCCAACTGGCGATCGGCGCGCTCTACGAGCTCCAGGCCGCCAAGTCCGACCTGAACGCGGCGCGCTCCGGCCCGGCGCTGGAGAAGATCGACACCACGCGCGACCTCCTCAAACAGATTGAGCGCGAGATCCGGCAGGCCATCCATGATCTGCGCCCGATCCTGCTCGATGCCGGCGGATTGCCGACGGCGCTGCATCGCTACGCCGAAAGCGTGCAGGCGCTGAGCGGCCTGCGTGTCACCGTAACAGCCAGCGGCACGCCCTGCAATCTGCCCGCCGCGATCGAAGTTGTGATCTTCCGTATCGCGCAGGAGGCGCTGCATAACGTCACCGCGCACGCGCACGCAACGCGCGCCGATGTCGCCCTCGACTTCGGCAGCGAGGTGTTGATTCTGGAAGTGAGCGACGACGGCCAGGGGTTTGACCTGGCGCATCTGGACGCACCCGGCCCCGGCCGGCACGTTGGCTTGGCCGGCATGCGTGAGCGCGCGTCGGTCATCGGCGGCGCGCTCGAGATCGAGTCGGCGCCCGGCCGCGGCGCGCGCGTCCGCCTGCGTGTCAACCTGCGGCGTACGTTCGCAGCCGCACCCGCTTTCGATCGATGAGCGACCCCGGCACGCCGATTCGCGTCCTCATCGTGGACGACCATGCCGCCGTGCGACGCGGCATACGGCACCTGCTCGGCGCCGTCCCCGATATTGAAATCGCCGGCGAAGCGGCGAGCGGGAACGAAGCGCTGCAAATCGTGTCCCGTGTCCGGCCGGACGTGATTCTGCTGGATGTGCGGATGCCAGGTCTGACGGGTTACGAGACGGCCCCGCGCCTGTTGGATACCGCGCCCGGGGCGCGCATCATCATGCTGACCACCTACGACGAGGATGAATATATCGCCAGGTCGTTCGGCGGCGGCGCGGTTGCCTACCTGCTCAAGAACTCCTCCGACGATACCGTGGTGGAAGCGATCCGCGCCGCGTACCGCGGCGAGCGGGTTGTGACACCCGAGTTGATGGACAAGGTGCTGACGCAGTACCAGTCGCTGGCCCGCACGCAGGCGCGCATCGAAAACGACCTCAGCGCCGAGGATGTGCGCATCCTGCAAATGATCAAGTCCGGCGCCACCAACGAGCGCATCGCCCGCGCGATGCTCCTGGGCGAGCGCACCCTCAAGCGGCGGGTGCAGGGCATCTACCGCAAACTGGGCGTTGCCCATCGCGCGGGCGCTATCGCCGAAGCCTCCCGGCGCGGCCTGATCTGATTCGCCCGACACCAGGGACAAAAAATGTCCCCGTTGGCCCTTGCTTTTTGTCACCCCCTCAAGTAATCTTGCGCCCACAGCGTAATTAGAACCGCGCCAGTTGTGGCGTGGTCGCGCGCCCCGCACGGGGGAGGGCACGCACACCGGGTTCGACGACACGCGGGCACATACTCACAGAGGAGGATCCATGAGCGACGAGAAGATGAATAGCGACTCCCAACCATCCGAGGAGTTGCAAGAGGGAGATACCGCCGCCAAGGCGATATCCCGCCGCCAGTTTCTGATCGGCGCCGGCGCCGGTATCGTGGCCGGCGTGGCGGGCACGGCCGTGGCGGTCAGCACCACCGCGCCGGCCCAACCCGCGCCCGCCGGGGCGCCGGCCGCCGGTGCGCAGCCGGCTGCGCCTGCTGCCGGTGGCGCGGTCGCGTCGGCCCTGCCGGCGACTCACCGGCAGGTTAAGCTGAACATCGACAACAAGGATTACGACCTGGTTGTTGATGTGCGCACGAGCCTGTGGGAAGCGATGACGTATGAACTTGGCATGTCGTCGTCCAACGTCGGCTGCGACCGCGCCCAGTGCGGCGCGTGCGCCGTGGTGATCGACGGTCGGGCCGTCAATGGCTGCACCATCCTGGCGGCGCGCCTTGGCCGCGGCCAGAAGATCCTGACGGTCGACGGCATCAGCAAGGGTCAGACACTCGAGCAGTTGCACCCGATTGCCAAGGCGTACCACCTGGAAGGCGGCCTGCAGTGCGGCCTCTGCACGCGCGGCTTCATCATGTCCACCTATGCGTTGCTGTCTCGGAACAAGGCGCCCAACGAGGACGATATCCGTGAAGCGCTCGGCGGCAATATCTGCCGTTGCTCGGAGTACCCCAAGATCTACGAGTCCGTCTATCGCGCGGCTGAAGAAATGCGCAAGGCTTAAGGAGGGAGGAAGACGCCATGGCAACCGTTGATATCGTACGTTTGATTCAGGATGAGCATTACGCCAATTCGTTGAGCCGCGATCAGTGGCACGATCTCGTCAGGAGCACCGAATGGGACCTGATGACCGGCGAGAATCCGGAATTGATCGCGCCGATCGTGCAGAAGTACGGCGATCGCCTGCCGCTTCCGTCGCGCGACGCCGGCGAGGGCGGCTTCGGCCCCGGCACCAACAAATCGCTGGGCGCGACCAAGCTGGACGTGCTTGGCACACGCATCCCGCGCCGCCAAGGCTTGGGTATCGTGACCGGCGTCGGCCGCTATGTCCAGCACATGGCGCCGAAGACCGCGCTGTTTATGCGCACCCTGCGCAGCCCGCACCCGCACGCCAAGGTCCTGAAAGTGGACACCAGCAAGGCCGAGAAGTTGCCCGGTGTACGCGCCGTGCTGCACCGCGCCGTGCTGCCGAAAGAGTATGCGGATGTCCGGCTTGGCGGCGGCCCGCCCTACCGCGATCTGTTCAACGAGGAAGTATTCGAGGTCGGCTCGCCGATCGCCTGCGTGGCGGCCGAGAACGAGCACATCGCCGACGAGGCGCTGCGCCTGATCGAAGTGCAGTACCAGGTGCTGCCTGCGGCGCTCAATATGCTTGAGGCGATGAAATCCGCCACACCCAAGCAGTTTGACAGCAAGCTGGATGGCACCACCATCAACATCCAGACGCCGTTCAAGCGCGGCGACGTGGCCAAAGGCTTTGCCGACGCCGACGTGACCGTCGAGAACGTTTCGTCGCGCGCCACCGAGCAGCACATGCCGCTCGAAATGACCACCTCGCTCTCCTGGTGGGACAACGGCAAGCTGACGATGTACTACACCTGCCAGCACTCGCACGGTTCCCGCGACGCGCTCGCGAGCGCGCTCAAGCTGCCGCAGGCGAACGTGCGCGTGATTCAGCCCGGCTATATGGGCTCCGGCTATGGCTACCGATCCAGCGTCGATCTGACCGAGATCCATGCGGCGATCATGGCGAAGGTGACGGGCCGCCCGATGCGCGCGATGTACACACGCTCGGAGGACTTCGTTACCCGCACGCACCGTCCGCAGTTCCAGAACGAGTCCAAGCTCGGCATCAAGAAGGACGGCACCATCGTCGCCCTGCAGGTCAAGGTGATTGCCAACGTCGGTGCGCAGCGCGCCACCGCCGCGTCCGGCGCGTGGTATAACATGCAGATGATGTATACCATCCCGAATGTGATGTTGGAAGGCGTCGACGTTTTCACCAACTCGTATAAATCCGGCCCGTACCGCTGCGTGAGCCACCCGGCCGGCACGCTGGCCCTCGAAACGATTCTGGATATGGCGGCGTACAAGATCGGCATGGATCCGGTCGAAGTGCGCCTCAAGAACCTGAACCTCTACGGCGACGTGGACGCCAAGCGCCCGTACAGCAACCCGGGCATCAAGACCTGCATCGAGCAGGCCTCCAAGGCGATCGGCTGGAAGGAGAAGTTCCACGCCCCGAAGGCCAAAGAAGTGCGCCCAGGCGTCTTCCACGGCATCTCCCTCGTCGCCGCGAACTGCAACCACGGCGCCGGATCGTCCAACGCCGCCGGCATGGTGATCATCACCAGCGACGGCACGCTGCAGGTCATCTCCGGCAGCACTGACATCGGTCCCGGTCAGAAGACGCTGCAGGCGATGATTGCGGCCGAGACAGTCGGCATCCCTTACGAGCGGACCAACATCTCGCTCGAAACCGACACTGAGTTCGCGCCGGACAACAGCGGCACGAACGGCTCCCGCCAGACGAACACCGCCGGCTGGGGCACGTACGAAGCGGCCATGGACGCGCGGCGTCAGGTGCTGGAGTGGGCGGCCAAGAAGTTCATCGCTGATGCCAAGCGCGCCACGCCGCCGCAGACGCTTACGGTCAAGCCGGAAGAGCTTGACGTGGTCAAGGGCGAGGTGGTGTTCAAGAACGACGCGACGAAGAAGCTCAAGATCTCCGACCTGATCGCCTTCAGCACCGGCCCGATCATCGGGCGCGGCGTGCACCAGCAGGATCCGACCTGGGAGCGCGCGGCCATGTGGTCGCACGCCGCCGAGATCGAAGTGGACACGAACACCGGCACCATCAAGATTCTGAAGTACGTGGCCGCCCACGACGTCGGCAAGGCGCTCAACCCGTTCGCGCTCGAGCAGCAGATCGAAGGCGGCGTGATTATGGGCATCGGCGCGGCGCTGACCGAAGAACTGAAGATCGATGCAGCGACCGGCCTGCCGCTCAACGACAACATCCTCGACTACAAGGCGCTGACGATCAAGGATGTGCCGCGAACCATCGACTGCGTCATCGTCGAGCATGAGAAGGAGTACGGCGTGTACGGCGCGCACGGCATCGGCGAGCCGCCCATCAACCCGGTCGGCGCGGTTATCGCCAACGCAATCTACAATGCGATTGGCGTGCGTGTGGACAAGATGCCGTTGACCCGTGAAAAAATCCTGGCGGCGCTGAAAGCCTAGGCGAGGAGGAGAGAGAAGAATGAAAGCGTTTGAACTCTATGATGCGAAATCCGTCCAGGACGCCGTCGCACTGCTGAACAAGTTCGGTCCCACGGCGAAGATTGTCGCGGGCGGCAGCGACCTGGTGGCGGGTGTGATGAAGGACTGGGTGTACGGGAAGGGCATGCCCTACCCGGAAAAACTGATCGACGTGACCACCATCGCCGACATGGTCGGCATCAAGGTGGCGAACAACACCGCGACCATCGGCGCGGCGACCACGCTGACGTCGATCGAGGAGTCGCCGGATCTGAAGAAGGGCTGGCCCGTGTTCACCGACTCGGCGCTGAGCGTCGCGTCGCCGCTGATCCGCAACTTCGGCACGCTGGGCGGCAACCTCAACCAGCGCCCGCGCTGCTGGTTCTTCCGCGGCGAGAACTTCGCCTGCTACAAGAAGGGCGGCGACTTCTGCTTCGCGGTGACGGGCGACAACCGCTACCACGCGATCGTGGGCGGCGAGTTGTGCTACATCGTCCACCCGTCGGACACGGCGACCTCGCTGCTGGCGCTCAACGCCGCCGCGACGGTGGCCGGGCCGAGCGGCCAGCGCACCGTGCAGTTTGACGACTACTTCAAGGGCCCGCGCGACGACGTCCTGCGCGAGAACGTGCTGAAGAACGACGAGTTGATGGTGAATGTGACCATCCCGGCGCTCGCCGCCAACACCAAGACGGCGTGGATCAAGCTGAAGGATCGTCAGGTCTACGACTTTGCCCTGATGAGCGTCGCCGTGGTGGTGACGCAGGAGGGCGGGACCTGGAAGGACGGGCGTATCGTGCTCGGCGGTGTCGCGCCGGTACCGTATCGCGCCAAGGTCATCGAGGACGCGTTGAAGGGCAAGGACATCAAGGCGACGCTGAAGAGCGCGATCCAGCAGTTCCGCACTGTCACCCGCCCGATGAGCCTGAACGCCTACAAAGTTGACATCGCGATGAGCCTGATCGAGCGTGCCATCACGGCCGCGATCTAGGCCGAGTTGAACGGAACCAGCGGGAGGGAGGCGTTCGATGCCTCCCTCCCCCGGCGTTACGTGGATCTGCCCAGCACGGCCTTGGTCGTGCGCACCAGCCAGCCGTGGATCACGCCGTTGGTGGCAATATAGCCGCCGTCGGAGTGGCGCCAAGAGTTGCCAACAATGTTCGTCAGCACACCGCCGCCCTCGGAGAGTATCACCGCCGCGGCCGCCACATCCCACAATTGCAGCGTTGTGTGGTAGTAGGCATGCAGCCGGCCGCACGCCACATAGCAGAACCCCAGCGCGGGCGAACCCATCGCGTTCAGCGTGATACATTGCGTTGCCAGCACGGTCGCAATGTTCAGGCTCTGCTGGCGCTGGAGCATCCCGCCGGGCCAGTCCGTTCCCACGAACGCCTTGTCGTACGCTGTTTCGCCCTCCGCCACCAGTTGCACATTAATCGGCTCGTCGTTCAGCCGTGCAAACTTGCCGCGCACCGCATGGAACAACTCGTTGCGGCAGGGGTCGTACACGACGCCGATTTCGTAGATGTCATCCACGCGCAGCGCGATGGAGATGGCGAAGTGCGGGATGCCCTGGTAGTAGTTCAGACTGCCGTCGAGCGGATCCACAATCCAGACGATGCCTTCGGCGGGCGGCGGGTCGCCGGCGCCCTCTTCGGCGTAGATTACGTCGTCGGGGCGCTCGGCGCGCAAAATCGCGCAGATCTGGTCTTGAATTGGCGGGACGCTGCCGACCAGCAGGTCGCGCGTGTCCTTCCATTGCTGGTAGACGGGGCTGCCCAGCGAGGCCAGCGCGATGCGCCCGCCTTCGCGGGCGGCGCGCACCGCCAGGTCGTGCATCGCCATCAAATCCATGGTTGCTCCTGTAGTCATTTAAGGTAAGCATAAGCATACTGTCAATGCGTCTGACCGTCAAAGCTTGTAGACGGTTGTCGCGCCCATTCTAAACCATAACCCATCGGAGATCCCACATGCGATCCAAACTGCTGCTGCTGACGATTCTGGCATTGATTGTTGCCGGCTTGACCGCCTGCGGCGACACGCCTCCCACGTCCGCCCCGGCTGCGGCGACGAGCGCTCCGGCTACGAGCGGCAACTCGACGTCGCCGCTGCCGCCGCAGCCGACACTGCCGCCTGTTGCGCCGCGCCAGGCGACGCCGTTCGTTGCCGCGACCTTTGCGCCGATTTTCAACGTGCCTGCGCCTACGCGTGCGGCTACGGCACCAGCGGCCGCGCCCACCACGGCGGCGGGCGCCGCTACGCCCGCTGCCGCGGGTCCGACGACCGCGCCAGCCGCCTCCGTCCCGACCGCGCCCGGCGTGGCCACCGGAAAGTATGAAGACTTGAAGGTCGATTTCGCCCAGACGCTGGGCACGGCCGAGCAGGTCGACGAAATCACGCCCCTCCTGAAGGCGGCGTTCCCGGCCAATGCCATCAAGGGCGTCAGCGGCAATGAAGTCGGCATCAGCATCGCGTACGATCCGGGTCTCGTGACGCCGGGCCAGATTCGCGCCAAGCTGGCCTCCCTGGGTCACCCTGTCAAGAACTAGTGATCGAGGCGCTGTGACGCGGCTTGTCCGCCGCATCGTATTTGGCTATACATACGATGCGTTTCCCGGTCTGCTGATCGTCGCCTGCAACCAGTTGAAGCGCAAGCTGGAGCGCGCCGGATTTGCCGTGACGGTTGAGACCGCCCCGCTCAGCGCACTGCCGCCCGACACCGACATCGTGTTCGTGCCGCTGGCGCTGGCGGATGTGGCGAGACAGGCCGCGTCGCAGTGTCGCATCGAAGTGCTGGACGAATTGCTCAACCACCCGTCCTATAATATCCTGGTGGCTCAGTTGATGGATGGAAGCGAATGGACGGCGCTGCCCGCCGCACCACCGGCCGATCCAGCGGCCGGCACCATTCAAACCTATCGCGGCAGTTTACGAATTGACTAGCACTACCCGAAGATTTATCGCGCGCTGCTGGACCATCGTTCTGACCCTGGGTATA
This window harbors:
- a CDS encoding response regulator transcription factor, with the translated sequence MSDPGTPIRVLIVDDHAAVRRGIRHLLGAVPDIEIAGEAASGNEALQIVSRVRPDVILLDVRMPGLTGYETAPRLLDTAPGARIIMLTTYDEDEYIARSFGGGAVAYLLKNSSDDTVVEAIRAAYRGERVVTPELMDKVLTQYQSLARTQARIENDLSAEDVRILQMIKSGATNERIARAMLLGERTLKRRVQGIYRKLGVAHRAGAIAEASRRGLI
- a CDS encoding (2Fe-2S)-binding protein yields the protein MSDEKMNSDSQPSEELQEGDTAAKAISRRQFLIGAGAGIVAGVAGTAVAVSTTAPAQPAPAGAPAAGAQPAAPAAGGAVASALPATHRQVKLNIDNKDYDLVVDVRTSLWEAMTYELGMSSSNVGCDRAQCGACAVVIDGRAVNGCTILAARLGRGQKILTVDGISKGQTLEQLHPIAKAYHLEGGLQCGLCTRGFIMSTYALLSRNKAPNEDDIREALGGNICRCSEYPKIYESVYRAAEEMRKA
- a CDS encoding xanthine dehydrogenase family protein molybdopterin-binding subunit; amino-acid sequence: MATVDIVRLIQDEHYANSLSRDQWHDLVRSTEWDLMTGENPELIAPIVQKYGDRLPLPSRDAGEGGFGPGTNKSLGATKLDVLGTRIPRRQGLGIVTGVGRYVQHMAPKTALFMRTLRSPHPHAKVLKVDTSKAEKLPGVRAVLHRAVLPKEYADVRLGGGPPYRDLFNEEVFEVGSPIACVAAENEHIADEALRLIEVQYQVLPAALNMLEAMKSATPKQFDSKLDGTTINIQTPFKRGDVAKGFADADVTVENVSSRATEQHMPLEMTTSLSWWDNGKLTMYYTCQHSHGSRDALASALKLPQANVRVIQPGYMGSGYGYRSSVDLTEIHAAIMAKVTGRPMRAMYTRSEDFVTRTHRPQFQNESKLGIKKDGTIVALQVKVIANVGAQRATAASGAWYNMQMMYTIPNVMLEGVDVFTNSYKSGPYRCVSHPAGTLALETILDMAAYKIGMDPVEVRLKNLNLYGDVDAKRPYSNPGIKTCIEQASKAIGWKEKFHAPKAKEVRPGVFHGISLVAANCNHGAGSSNAAGMVIITSDGTLQVISGSTDIGPGQKTLQAMIAAETVGIPYERTNISLETDTEFAPDNSGTNGSRQTNTAGWGTYEAAMDARRQVLEWAAKKFIADAKRATPPQTLTVKPEELDVVKGEVVFKNDATKKLKISDLIAFSTGPIIGRGVHQQDPTWERAAMWSHAAEIEVDTNTGTIKILKYVAAHDVGKALNPFALEQQIEGGVIMGIGAALTEELKIDAATGLPLNDNILDYKALTIKDVPRTIDCVIVEHEKEYGVYGAHGIGEPPINPVGAVIANAIYNAIGVRVDKMPLTREKILAALKA
- a CDS encoding FAD binding domain-containing protein, yielding MKAFELYDAKSVQDAVALLNKFGPTAKIVAGGSDLVAGVMKDWVYGKGMPYPEKLIDVTTIADMVGIKVANNTATIGAATTLTSIEESPDLKKGWPVFTDSALSVASPLIRNFGTLGGNLNQRPRCWFFRGENFACYKKGGDFCFAVTGDNRYHAIVGGELCYIVHPSDTATSLLALNAAATVAGPSGQRTVQFDDYFKGPRDDVLRENVLKNDELMVNVTIPALAANTKTAWIKLKDRQVYDFALMSVAVVVTQEGGTWKDGRIVLGGVAPVPYRAKVIEDALKGKDIKATLKSAIQQFRTVTRPMSLNAYKVDIAMSLIERAITAAI